In Gammaproteobacteria bacterium, one genomic interval encodes:
- a CDS encoding ABC transporter permease, with amino-acid sequence LGVSDIGIGTAYLIIGAFIVGLYLFAMFLLNRGVGLRS; translated from the coding sequence CTGGGCGTGTCGGACATCGGCATCGGCACGGCCTACCTGATCATCGGTGCATTCATCGTCGGGCTTTACCTGTTCGCCATGTTCCTGCTGAACAGGGGTGTGGGGCTGAGGAGCTGA